A part of Desulfofundulus salinus genomic DNA contains:
- a CDS encoding chemotaxis protein CheW — MQYVVFSVGSEAYGVEIEYVQEIIRVPGMVKVPRTPPYLEGLANLRGNILTVVNTSVRFGLEKQPLSDASRVIVLDDGRKRLGFIVDKVSEVVNIAADEIEEVKKEETRAEFLKGIARLAAGKRLVMVLDPAHLMKTEETRDRVTGAVESLGLARAEEKKKEEKEENVQLVSFRVGEEEYGVDIGMVQEIVHLPETINRVPDAPAYLLGIITLRNHVLPVVSLRALFQLKDKEMDDRARIVVVNFCDQQKGNFSVGLVVDAVTEVLRISRALIDPVPVLLRTGGGEGISGVCKIAEGKRLVYVLDPAGFLALGDLLKVDGAVDSGEEEEVVSMDEQEEQLVTFKLGKEEFAAGIAEVREIIRVPDIVAVPKAPHFVEGVINLRGTIIPIIDLRKRFGMEECARDEHTRVVVVEIDGLLTGLVVDSAREVLKVSRLAIEATPDLLTGSVDTRFIRGIAKAGEGERLIIVLNMKEVLSFKEKEELVDFGRSVEIAEDPGIDS, encoded by the coding sequence GTGCAGTATGTTGTCTTTTCCGTGGGCAGTGAAGCTTACGGCGTAGAAATCGAGTACGTCCAGGAGATAATCCGGGTCCCGGGGATGGTGAAGGTTCCCCGGACCCCGCCCTATCTGGAAGGGCTGGCCAACCTGCGGGGGAATATCCTCACTGTAGTGAACACAAGCGTCAGGTTTGGCCTGGAGAAGCAGCCCTTGAGCGATGCCAGCAGAGTTATCGTCCTGGACGACGGCCGCAAGCGGCTGGGCTTCATCGTGGACAAGGTATCCGAGGTGGTAAACATAGCCGCCGACGAAATAGAAGAAGTCAAAAAAGAGGAAACCAGGGCAGAGTTTCTCAAGGGCATAGCCAGGCTGGCGGCGGGCAAACGCCTGGTGATGGTATTAGATCCGGCCCATCTTATGAAGACCGAGGAAACCCGGGACCGGGTCACGGGTGCCGTTGAATCTCTGGGGCTTGCCCGAGCGGAGGAGAAAAAGAAAGAAGAGAAAGAAGAAAATGTTCAGCTCGTCAGCTTTCGGGTCGGGGAGGAAGAATACGGGGTTGACATCGGGATGGTGCAGGAAATCGTTCACCTGCCGGAGACAATTAACCGGGTGCCCGACGCTCCCGCGTACCTTCTCGGAATTATAACCCTGCGGAACCACGTTCTGCCGGTGGTCAGCCTGCGTGCCCTTTTTCAACTAAAAGATAAGGAAATGGATGACCGGGCGCGCATAGTAGTAGTGAACTTTTGCGACCAGCAAAAGGGGAATTTTTCCGTGGGCCTGGTGGTCGACGCGGTAACGGAGGTGCTCCGCATTTCCAGGGCGCTTATTGACCCCGTACCGGTCCTGTTGCGCACCGGGGGCGGAGAAGGAATAAGCGGGGTGTGCAAGATAGCGGAAGGAAAGCGGCTGGTATACGTGCTGGACCCGGCTGGTTTCCTCGCCTTGGGCGACCTCCTGAAAGTGGACGGAGCAGTGGATAGTGGAGAAGAAGAGGAGGTGGTCAGCATGGATGAACAGGAAGAACAGCTGGTGACTTTTAAACTCGGCAAGGAAGAATTTGCCGCGGGCATCGCCGAGGTCCGAGAGATCATCAGGGTTCCGGATATAGTGGCCGTGCCCAAAGCTCCGCATTTTGTAGAGGGAGTGATTAACCTCCGCGGAACCATCATCCCCATAATCGACCTTCGAAAAAGATTTGGGATGGAAGAATGTGCCAGGGACGAGCATACGAGGGTCGTAGTGGTGGAGATAGATGGGCTTTTGACCGGCCTTGTCGTTGATTCGGCGCGGGAAGTGCTGAAGGTTTCCCGGCTGGCCATCGAAGCGACGCCGGATCTCTTGACCGGTTCGGTGGACACCCGTTTTATCAGGGGGATAGCGAAAGCCGGGGAAGGTGAGCGGCTGATTATCGTGTTGAACATGAAGGAAGTCCTCTCCTTTAAAGAAAAGGAGGAGTTGGTGGACTTTGGGCGGAGCGTGGAAATCGCAGAGGATCCGGGTATTGATAGCTGA
- a CDS encoding methyl-accepting chemotaxis protein, giving the protein MIEEKKLAPPPARTQVQKTEGKADFDAKKVEQKKLEAQRRQARTFAKQQQIAERIAAATEELSSGVEEASGAVEELRSAMEQIASGAEEASSATQESLAAINQIEKSARKAAENAAAALDRGKAIQLLVKEVSSDIEKLAEGVNLAAAKNEESARLVAELEKLAENIGSIVRTVVKIADQTNLLALNAAIEAARAGDHGKGFAVVADEVRTLAETSEKAANDIRELITAIQQDVKVVADAINQAAASARQEAEKGRAITDDLANIRAAMEEVVTAAGQINNLSQESMRSIQLFQQGANEIARTAEEQSGGAEEALKAVDQQAKALSDISTSASELAEMAEDLKRSTDVSKSAEGLAAAAEELSAAIEESTRSAQEIMAALDQISKGAQAQARAAEESAGAAAQIESGVRFISEQAGASLQKVEALSEILARNKVNVDELIRGISLALEANVENVKKVKALEERARQIDKIVDTIVTVGIQTNMLAVSGAIEAARAGEYGKGFAVVASDIRNLAQESARNADQIKDQVKGIQGQVNVVLKDIEEIGEVTRQEVEKAKKTTEDLVRIEEDMKAVLGGTREINENADQIAAAVEQARKAVDQIAQAAQEAASASEQAATASRQQAQGMQELSRAIEEIAALADELQQL; this is encoded by the coding sequence ATGATTGAGGAGAAAAAGTTAGCACCTCCGCCAGCAAGGACGCAGGTGCAGAAGACTGAAGGCAAAGCAGATTTTGACGCAAAGAAGGTTGAGCAAAAGAAACTGGAAGCTCAGCGCAGGCAGGCCAGAACCTTCGCCAAACAGCAGCAGATAGCCGAGCGCATTGCCGCAGCCACCGAAGAGCTTTCCTCCGGAGTGGAAGAAGCCTCTGGAGCGGTGGAGGAGCTGCGCTCGGCCATGGAGCAGATAGCCAGCGGGGCCGAGGAGGCCAGCAGCGCCACTCAAGAGTCACTTGCCGCTATCAATCAGATTGAAAAAAGCGCACGAAAGGCAGCAGAAAATGCCGCCGCGGCTTTAGACCGGGGAAAAGCCATCCAGCTGCTGGTAAAAGAAGTCAGCTCCGACATTGAGAAACTTGCGGAAGGCGTTAATCTGGCTGCCGCCAAAAATGAGGAGTCGGCCAGGCTGGTGGCCGAGCTGGAAAAGCTGGCCGAAAACATTGGCAGTATTGTGCGCACTGTGGTTAAAATTGCCGACCAGACCAACCTGCTGGCCCTTAATGCGGCCATTGAAGCGGCCCGGGCCGGAGATCACGGCAAGGGGTTTGCCGTGGTGGCGGACGAGGTGAGAACTCTGGCGGAGACCTCGGAGAAAGCAGCCAACGACATCCGCGAGCTGATTACGGCCATCCAGCAGGATGTGAAAGTGGTGGCCGATGCCATTAATCAGGCCGCCGCCAGTGCCCGGCAGGAGGCAGAAAAGGGTAGAGCGATTACTGATGACCTGGCAAATATCAGGGCCGCTATGGAAGAGGTGGTGACGGCAGCAGGGCAGATCAACAATCTTTCCCAGGAGTCCATGCGCAGCATTCAGCTCTTCCAGCAGGGGGCAAATGAAATTGCCAGGACGGCAGAGGAGCAGTCCGGCGGGGCAGAGGAAGCCTTAAAAGCTGTAGATCAACAGGCCAAAGCTTTAAGTGACATCAGCACCTCAGCAAGTGAGCTGGCCGAAATGGCCGAAGACCTCAAGCGGTCCACCGACGTTTCCAAATCGGCAGAAGGCCTGGCCGCTGCAGCAGAGGAGCTTTCGGCGGCTATTGAGGAATCTACCCGGTCTGCCCAGGAGATCATGGCGGCCCTGGACCAGATTTCCAAGGGGGCGCAAGCCCAGGCCAGGGCGGCAGAAGAGTCTGCCGGCGCCGCTGCCCAGATAGAAAGCGGGGTCAGATTCATCAGTGAGCAGGCCGGTGCTTCCCTCCAGAAGGTAGAGGCCCTGTCTGAAATCCTGGCCCGCAACAAAGTTAACGTGGACGAATTGATCAGGGGGATTTCCCTGGCCCTGGAGGCTAACGTAGAAAATGTCAAGAAAGTCAAAGCTCTGGAAGAGAGGGCAAGGCAGATTGACAAGATAGTGGATACAATTGTTACTGTAGGCATCCAGACCAATATGCTGGCGGTCAGCGGGGCCATTGAGGCGGCGCGTGCCGGCGAATACGGCAAAGGGTTCGCCGTGGTCGCTTCCGACATCCGCAACCTGGCTCAGGAAAGCGCCCGCAACGCCGATCAAATCAAGGACCAGGTGAAGGGCATCCAGGGCCAGGTAAACGTGGTGTTAAAGGACATTGAAGAGATAGGGGAAGTGACAAGGCAGGAGGTAGAAAAAGCGAAAAAGACCACCGAAGATCTGGTACGCATCGAAGAGGACATGAAGGCCGTTTTAGGTGGCACCAGGGAAATCAACGAGAATGCGGACCAGATTGCCGCAGCCGTTGAGCAGGCCAGAAAAGCGGTAGATCAGATTGCCCAGGCGGCCCAGGAAGCAGCTTCGGCTTCCGAACAGGCCGCGACCGCCAGCAGGCAGCAGGCCCAGGGAATGCAGGAACTGTCCAGGGCCATCGAAGAGATAGCCGCGCTGGCGGACGAACTGCAGCAGCTGTAA
- a CDS encoding pyruvate kinase alpha/beta domain-containing protein has product MYWSQKGPVNTDETIALAVKRARELSIDHIVVASCSGETAKKLIGKVPHVVCVTHHVGYTAPGEDEMPPGVREELTARGVRLLTTTHLMGGLDRGVRNKFGGVYPAEIIAQTLRMLGQGLKVCVEIAVMALDAGLIPAGKEVVAVAGTGTGADTAAVILPAHANRFFDTRVKEIICKPREF; this is encoded by the coding sequence ATGTACTGGTCCCAGAAAGGTCCTGTTAATACTGACGAGACTATTGCCCTGGCGGTGAAGAGGGCGCGGGAATTATCCATTGACCACATCGTGGTAGCCTCCTGCAGCGGGGAAACGGCAAAAAAACTTATCGGCAAGGTCCCCCATGTGGTCTGCGTAACACACCACGTGGGCTATACCGCTCCGGGAGAGGATGAAATGCCCCCCGGCGTGCGCGAAGAACTGACGGCCAGGGGAGTACGCCTGCTTACCACCACCCATCTCATGGGCGGGCTGGACCGGGGGGTGCGGAACAAATTCGGCGGCGTTTATCCCGCTGAAATCATTGCCCAAACCCTGCGCATGCTGGGGCAGGGTTTAAAGGTGTGCGTGGAAATCGCTGTCATGGCGCTGGACGCCGGGCTGATCCCGGCGGGCAAAGAGGTGGTGGCCGTTGCCGGAACAGGAACGGGTGCCGATACCGCCGCGGTAATTCTTCCTGCCCATGCCAACCGCTTTTTTGATACCAGGGTTAAGGAAATTATTTGCAAGCCCAGGGAATTTTAA